One window of the Rhodospirillaceae bacterium genome contains the following:
- a CDS encoding rubrerythrin, producing the protein MPSLKGTKTEDNLKAAFAGESQANRRYLYFAQKADVEGYNDVAAVFRSTAEGETGHAHGHLEFLEEVGDPATGEPIGLTDANLKAAIVGETHEYTDMYPGMAKAARGEGFDEIADWFETLAKAEKSHAGRFQKAIDTLGQ; encoded by the coding sequence ATGCCGTCGCTGAAAGGAACAAAAACTGAGGATAATTTGAAAGCGGCCTTCGCCGGTGAATCCCAGGCGAACCGGCGCTATCTGTATTTTGCCCAGAAGGCGGATGTGGAAGGCTATAACGACGTCGCCGCTGTTTTTCGCTCAACGGCGGAGGGTGAGACGGGTCATGCTCATGGCCATCTCGAATTCCTGGAAGAGGTAGGCGACCCGGCGACGGGTGAGCCAATTGGGTTGACGGACGCCAATCTGAAGGCGGCGATCGTGGGCGAAACCCACGAATACACGGACATGTATCCGGGGATGGCAAAGGCGGCCCGTGGGGAAGGTTTTGACGAAATCGCGGACTGGTTTGAAACCCTGGCCAAGGCTGAAAAGTCTCACGCCGGGCGTTTTCAGAAAGCCATCGATACGCTTGGTCAGTAA
- a CDS encoding transcriptional repressor: MGHVRPYANACDLLREAGLRPTHQRMALAKLLFDGADRHVRAEQLHGEALAAGVRVSLATVYNTLHQFTEVALLREVVVESGRTYFDTNISGHHHFFHEQSGELRDIPVGRLVIGPLPDPPAGQTLKRVDVILRVADRED; the protein is encoded by the coding sequence ATGGGGCACGTTCGTCCATATGCAAATGCCTGCGATCTTTTAAGGGAAGCGGGCCTGCGCCCGACCCATCAGCGGATGGCATTGGCGAAGCTTCTCTTTGACGGGGCGGATCGCCATGTGCGCGCGGAACAGCTTCACGGTGAAGCGTTGGCTGCCGGCGTACGGGTTTCCCTGGCCACCGTCTACAACACCTTGCATCAGTTTACCGAGGTTGCCCTTCTTCGCGAGGTGGTGGTTGAATCAGGCCGCACCTATTTTGATACGAATATCAGCGGCCACCATCACTTCTTTCACGAACAAAGCGGCGAACTTCGCGACATTCCCGTTGGCCGGCTTGTCATCGGTCCGCTTCCTGACCCGCCGGCGGGTCAGACTTTAAAGCGGGTTGACGTGATCTTGCGTGTTGCAGATCGGGAAGATTAA
- a CDS encoding nitronate monooxygenase produces the protein MKALNALLLAGREVLPLVEGGKGVAISTGESSGAWAAMGGVGTFSGVNADSYDADXNPIPYVYHGRNRRDRHLELIAQSIRGGIQQARIAHDLANGQGRLHLNILWEMGGAETVLRGILDGAKGLVHGVTCGAGMPYRLAEISADYGIHYYPIVSSARAFRALWKRAYYKFSDLLGAVVYEDPWLAGGHNGLSNSENPKVPEDPYPRVRAMREQMREFGLGDTPIIMAGGVWCLREWEDWINNPELGPICFQXGTRPLLTKESPIPEKWKRRLLDLSEGDVVLNQFSPTGFYSSCVNNAFLRELSGRSERQIAYTIDPVGEHQVAFSIGARKRGIYLTAPDKVRADSWASAGYGEALRTPDSTLIFVAPEKAKEIRTDQVNCMGCLSACRFSSWSQDTSGATGKKPDPRSYCIQKTLQEIAHGGDLNRELMFAGHNAFRFKSDSFYANGYIPTVRELFTRLLTGD, from the coding sequence GTGAAAGCCTTGAACGCCCTTCTTCTTGCTGGAAGAGAGGTGCTTCCCCTCGTCGAGGGGGGCAAGGGGGTCGCTATTTCCACCGGCGAGAGCTCGGGTGCCTGGGCGGCCATGGGCGGCGTCGGCACTTTTTCCGGTGTGAATGCCGATAGCTACGATGCCGATRGCAACCCCATTCCTTATGTCTATCACGGGCGCAATCGCCGCGACCGCCATCTGGAACTGATCGCGCAATCCATTCGCGGCGGCATTCAGCAGGCGCGCATCGCCCATGATCTGGCAAACGGCCAGGGCCGGCTTCACCTGAACATCCTGTGGGAAATGGGCGGCGCGGAAACCGTTCTTCGTGGCATTCTTGACGGCGCGAAGGGCCTTGTTCACGGGGTCACCTGCGGGGCGGGGATGCCCTATCGTCTTGCGGAAATCAGTGCGGATTACGGCATCCATTATTATCCCATCGTTTCTTCGGCGCGCGCGTTCCGGGCGCTGTGGAAACGTGCCTATTACAAATTCTCGGACCTCCTGGGTGCCGTCGTCTATGAGGACCCATGGCTTGCCGGCGGGCATAATGGCCTAAGCAACAGCGAAAATCCGAAAGTGCCGGAGGACCCCTATCCACGCGTGCGCGCCATGCGCGAACAAATGCGCGAATTTGGGCTTGGGGATACGCCGATCATTATGGCCGGCGGGGTTTGGTGCTTGCGGGAATGGGAAGACTGGATCAACAACCCGGAACTGGGGCCGATCTGTTTYCAGYTTGGAACCCGGCCCYTGCTTACGAAAGAAAGCCCGATCCCGGAAAARTGGAAGCGCCGCCTGCTGGATTTAAGCGAAGGCGACGTCGTTCTCAATCAGTTCAGTCCGACGGGCTTTTATTCGTCCTGCGTGAACAACGCATTTCTTCGCGAGCTTTCAGGGCGAAGCGAGCGGCAGATTGCCTATACGATTGATCCCGTTGGCGAACACCAGGTTGCCTTTAGCATCGGCGCCAGAAAACGGGGCATTTATCTCACGGCACCCGACAAGGTCCGGGCGGATAGCTGGGCGTCGGCGGGCTATGGCGAGGCGTTGCGAACGCCGGATTCAACGCTCATCTTCGTTGCCCCGGAAAAGGCGAAAGAAATCCGGACAGACCAGGTGAACTGCATGGGGTGTCTTTCCGCCTGCCGGTTCAGCAGCTGGTCTCAGGACACCAGCGGTGCGACGGGCAAGAAACCGGACCCCCGCTCCTATTGTATCCAGAAGACGCTTCAGGAAATCGCCCATGGCGGCGATCTGAACCGTGAGCTTATGTTTGCCGGCCATAATGCGTTTCGCTTTAAATCGGATTCTTTTTACGCGAATGGCTATATCCCAACGGTTCGCGAGCTGTTTACGCGGTTGTTGACCGGGGATTAA
- the pnp gene encoding polyribonucleotide nucleotidyltransferase, giving the protein MFNVVRKEILWGGRKLVLETGKIARQADGAVLVTYGETVVLCTVVGAKKAKEGIDFFPLTVNYIEKTYAAGKIPGGFFKREARPGEKETLVCRLIDRPIRPLFPDGFRNEVQVICTVLSHDFENDPDIVAMVGTSAALAISGIPFQGPIAAARVGYVDGKYLLNPQIEELTDSNLNLVVAGTKGGVLMVESEASELSEDVMLAAVMFGYQEFQPVIDAIAEMASECSKPAWKLPAPDASADTLAAAVREKAEADLRDAYKITEKQARSERLGEVRKEVAAALVTEEVSGNAVANATKKVEKAIVRNAILETGVRIDGRDTTTVRPIVAEVGILPRAHGSALFTRGETQALVIATLGTGQDEQFIDALAGEYREHFLLHYNFPPFSVGEAGRVGFTSRREVGHGKLAWRAMHALMPKKEDFPYTIRIVSEITESNGSSSMATVCGSSLALMDAGVPLLRPVAGIAMGLIKEADDFAVLSDILGDEDHLGDMDFKVAGTENGITALQMDIKITGITEDIMQQALAQAKGGRIHILGEMVKALDHAREDVSSHAPRITTLSVPKDKIREVIGTGGKVIREICETTGAKIDIDDDGTIKVSSVDSESSEAAIKWIKDIVAEPEIGHIYTGKVVKIMDFGAFVNFLGARDGLVHISELAPQRVAQVGDVVKEGEMVKVKVLGVDDRGKVKLSMRAVDQATGEDIQKKAAEKPEAS; this is encoded by the coding sequence ATGTTTAACGTTGTACGTAAGGAAATTCTTTGGGGCGGCAGAAAGCTTGTTCTGGAAACCGGAAAGATTGCCCGGCAGGCAGATGGCGCGGTGCTGGTAACCTATGGCGAAACCGTCGTTCTGTGCACCGTTGTTGGCGCGAAGAAGGCAAAGGAAGGAATCGATTTCTTTCCCCTTACGGTAAATTACATTGAAAAAACCTACGCGGCTGGGAAAATCCCAGGTGGTTTTTTCAAGCGGGAAGCTCGGCCAGGCGAAAAGGAAACCCTTGTCTGTCGTTTGATTGACCGGCCGATCCGGCCGCTGTTTCCAGATGGCTTCCGCAACGAAGTGCAGGTCATTTGCACGGTGTTAAGCCACGATTTTGAAAACGACCCGGACATCGTTGCCATGGTCGGCACGTCTGCGGCGTTGGCGATTTCCGGCATTCCTTTCCAGGGGCCCATCGCTGCCGCCCGGGTTGGCTATGTTGACGGCAAGTATTTGCTTAACCCACAGATTGAAGAATTGACGGATTCGAACCTGAACCTGGTTGTGGCCGGGACCAAGGGCGGCGTGCTGATGGTTGAATCGGAAGCGAGCGAGCTTTCCGAGGACGTCATGTTGGCGGCGGTCATGTTCGGCTATCAGGAATTTCAGCCGGTTATCGATGCGATTGCCGAAATGGCGAGCGAGTGCAGCAAGCCGGCATGGAAGTTGCCGGCGCCGGATGCCTCTGCCGATACCCTGGCCGCGGCCGTGCGGGAAAAGGCGGAAGCCGATTTGCGCGACGCTTACAAGATCACGGAAAAGCAGGCGCGTTCCGAACGGCTTGGCGAGGTCCGCAAGGAAGTTGCTGCCGCGCTGGTAACGGAAGAGGTGAGCGGAAATGCCGTTGCCAATGCCACGAAGAAAGTGGAGAAGGCGATTGTCCGGAATGCCATTCTCGAAACCGGCGTTCGGATCGATGGGCGGGATACGACAACGGTTCGTCCCATTGTGGCCGAGGTCGGCATTTTGCCGCGTGCCCATGGGAGCGCGCTTTTCACCCGTGGCGAGACCCAGGCCCTTGTCATCGCCACCCTTGGCACCGGGCAGGACGAGCAATTCATCGACGCGCTCGCGGGGGAATATCGCGAGCATTTTCTGCTGCATTATAATTTCCCCCCCTTCTCCGTCGGCGAAGCCGGGCGTGTCGGCTTTACGTCGCGCCGGGAAGTTGGCCACGGCAAACTTGCCTGGCGGGCGATGCACGCGTTGATGCCAAAAAAGGAAGACTTTCCCTATACGATTCGAATCGTTTCCGAGATTACGGAATCAAACGGGTCTTCCTCGATGGCCACCGTCTGTGGTTCGTCCCTTGCCCTTATGGACGCCGGCGTGCCGCTGTTGCGGCCGGTTGCCGGGATTGCCATGGGCTTGATCAAGGAAGCAGATGACTTTGCTGTGTTGTCGGACATTCTCGGCGACGAGGATCACCTTGGCGACATGGACTTCAAGGTGGCGGGGACGGAAAACGGGATTACGGCCCTGCAGATGGACATCAAGATCACCGGGATTACGGAAGACATCATGCAACAGGCCCTGGCCCAGGCGAAGGGGGGGCGGATACATATTCTTGGCGAGATGGTGAAGGCCCTTGACCATGCTCGCGAGGATGTCAGCAGCCATGCGCCGCGCATCACGACGCTGTCGGTGCCGAAGGACAAAATCCGCGAAGTGATTGGCACCGGAGGCAAGGTCATCCGCGAAATTTGCGAAACGACCGGCGCGAAGATCGACATTGATGACGACGGCACGATCAAGGTCTCCTCGGTGGACAGTGAATCCTCCGAAGCGGCCATCAAGTGGATCAAAGATATCGTTGCAGAGCCGGAAATCGGCCATATCTATACAGGTAAGGTCGTAAAGATCATGGATTTCGGCGCTTTTGTGAATTTCCTTGGTGCGCGCGATGGCCTTGTGCATATCAGCGAATTGGCGCCGCAGCGCGTGGCCCAGGTTGGGGACGTCGTGAAGGAAGGCGAGATGGTGAAGGTCAAGGTTCTTGGCGTTGACGATCGGGGCAAAGTAAAATTGAGCATGCGCGCCGTCGATCAGGCGACGGGCGAAGACATTCAGAAGAAGGCCGCCGAAAAGCCGGAGGCCAGCTAG
- a CDS encoding 30S ribosomal protein S15, which produces MSITPEKKQDVIKEYALKDGDTGSPEVQVAILSERIKNLTEHFKEHKKDNHSRRGLLKMISQRRRLLDYLRKTGVDRYDAIIKRLGIRK; this is translated from the coding sequence ATGTCGATTACACCTGAGAAGAAGCAAGACGTTATCAAGGAATATGCTCTGAAAGATGGCGACACGGGTTCGCCGGAGGTGCAGGTTGCGATTCTGAGTGAGCGAATCAAAAACCTGACCGAGCATTTCAAAGAACATAAAAAAGACAACCATTCGCGCCGCGGTCTGTTGAAGATGATCAGCCAGCGGCGGCGGCTTCTCGACTATTTGCGGAAGACGGGTGTCGATCGCTATGACGCGATAATCAAGCGCCTTGGCATAAGAAAATAA
- a CDS encoding tRNA pseudouridine(55) synthase TruB, whose amino-acid sequence MARRRTGDPVHGWLIIDKPKGMTSAKVVAVVRKHLNAAKAGHGGTLDPGATGILPIALGEATKTVAYAMDGEKKYRFLVRWGEARDTDDMDGAITAESRVRPTRAQILAALPAFTGAIAQVPPDYSAVKVAGKRAYARARAAETMTIAPRIVHIHAFRLLDTPDPDHAAFEAICGKGTYIRGLARDLGTALGTFGCIAELRRLATGPFTEKQAISLDCLTSLGHDAAAARHLLPVEAGLDDIPAMALTEEQAVRLRHGQSIQMLLREDHRQLRARAASEEGGAIVCAMSAGRPVAMARLAKGKLHALRVLNL is encoded by the coding sequence ATGGCGCGTAGACGCACCGGCGACCCGGTTCACGGCTGGCTGATCATCGACAAGCCGAAGGGCATGACATCGGCGAAGGTGGTGGCGGTCGTGCGTAAACATTTGAACGCGGCCAAGGCCGGCCATGGGGGCACGCTTGATCCTGGGGCGACGGGCATTTTGCCCATTGCTCTTGGCGAGGCGACAAAAACGGTGGCCTACGCGATGGACGGGGAAAAAAAATACCGCTTTCTTGTCCGTTGGGGCGAGGCGCGTGATACGGACGATATGGACGGCGCGATCACGGCGGAAAGCCGGGTTCGCCCGACAAGGGCGCAAATTCTGGCCGCACTTCCTGCTTTTACGGGTGCGATCGCGCAGGTGCCGCCGGATTATTCGGCCGTCAAGGTGGCGGGCAAACGGGCTTATGCGCGCGCGCGCGCGGCGGAAACAATGACGATTGCCCCGCGAATTGTGCATATCCACGCGTTTCGGCTTCTCGATACCCCGGACCCGGATCATGCAGCCTTTGAGGCCATTTGCGGCAAGGGCACCTATATACGCGGTCTTGCGCGTGACCTTGGCACCGCCCTTGGTACGTTCGGCTGTATTGCGGAACTGCGCCGGCTGGCCACCGGTCCGTTTACGGAAAAACAAGCAATTTCACTGGATTGTCTGACTTCTCTCGGGCATGATGCCGCCGCGGCGAGGCACCTGCTTCCCGTTGAGGCTGGGCTGGACGACATCCCGGCTATGGCTTTGACGGAAGAACAGGCGGTTCGGCTTCGGCATGGACAGTCCATTCAGATGCTTTTGCGCGAAGATCACCGGCAGCTTCGGGCGCGCGCGGCCTCCGAGGAGGGGGGCGCGATCGTTTGCGCCATGTCGGCCGGTCGGCCGGTTGCGATGGCGCGATTGGCCAAAGGAAAGCTTCACGCGCTGCGTGTATTAAATTTGTAG
- a CDS encoding ribosome-binding factor A encodes MASSRGKAPSQRQLRVGEEIRHALADILRCGHFRDPVLRNTPITVTEVRVTPDLRRAISFVTPLGGEGMEEVLDSLRRAAAYLRGQLSRHAKLRHVPELDFQPDVSFDAVDRLESLLHPQKALRQSQNASDDDAAAAAKPSGRQDDGA; translated from the coding sequence ATGGCTTCTTCCCGGGGCAAGGCCCCCTCCCAGCGGCAATTGCGTGTCGGCGAAGAAATCCGCCACGCCCTTGCTGACATTCTAAGATGCGGTCATTTTCGCGACCCGGTTCTGCGCAATACGCCGATAACCGTGACGGAAGTGCGCGTCACGCCGGATTTGCGCCGGGCTATTTCTTTTGTCACGCCCCTTGGTGGCGAAGGCATGGAAGAGGTTCTTGATTCGTTGCGCCGTGCGGCGGCTTATCTGCGCGGCCAGCTTTCTCGCCATGCCAAGCTGCGCCACGTCCCGGAACTGGACTTTCAGCCGGACGTTTCCTTTGACGCCGTCGACAGACTGGAATCGCTGCTGCACCCGCAAAAAGCGCTGCGGCAATCACAAAATGCGTCCGATGACGATGCCGCCGCCGCCGCCAAACCATCCGGCCGGCAAGACGATGGCGCGTAG